One Owenweeksia hongkongensis DSM 17368 genomic region harbors:
- a CDS encoding oligosaccharide flippase family protein, protein MTSKLLNLLNSQKFYAFTGSVVGAAFSLLSFGLLARSLSKADFGLWTFFLTVFSFSELVMNGLAGRPLIKMGSEGDLKYQKELISSAFRICIRTSLGISIMVAITFLIIWFITNDLFYIQLLFWFTSCSMLSIPHLFAIWTNSMQIKFQRVTLVTGSMKFFFMIGVIIVYVFNLGLDWVYIFFFLSTLITSIISLIFGWSNLKGAIHYSKRYVGKIFNFGKFSVGTMLGSSALSSSDTFLIMAFLGPEAVAVYNVPMRIVNIYDIPLRSLVQIAYPTLSKIRNKLGSNGFLKEFYTSSGFAFLVLLPLSVSIFVFAELLVKIIGGDGYVEAAPLLRVFGLYLVMTPLDRFGGIALDVLNKPNLNFKKMMIMLFVNVVGDLLAIYLSGGVTYIAIASIFTLSMGTFMTYYYLRVDVPFKITLILLAGKEELLRLSRKLFLF, encoded by the coding sequence GTGACTTCTAAGCTTCTAAATTTACTTAATTCTCAAAAGTTTTATGCTTTTACCGGTAGTGTAGTGGGGGCTGCATTTAGCCTATTAAGCTTTGGTTTACTGGCTCGATCGTTAAGTAAGGCCGATTTTGGACTGTGGACGTTTTTTCTTACTGTTTTTTCATTTTCTGAATTGGTGATGAATGGATTGGCTGGACGCCCATTGATAAAAATGGGCTCGGAGGGCGATCTTAAATATCAAAAGGAACTAATAAGTAGTGCTTTTAGGATATGTATTAGGACATCATTAGGTATATCCATAATGGTTGCTATTACCTTTTTGATCATATGGTTCATTACCAATGATTTATTCTATATTCAGCTGTTATTCTGGTTTACTTCTTGTTCTATGTTGTCCATTCCTCATTTATTTGCAATTTGGACGAACTCTATGCAAATTAAATTTCAGCGAGTTACGTTAGTTACTGGTAGTATGAAGTTTTTTTTTATGATTGGTGTAATTATAGTTTATGTATTTAACCTTGGACTTGATTGGGTGTATATATTCTTTTTTCTTTCAACACTAATTACATCTATAATTTCATTAATTTTTGGATGGTCAAACCTTAAAGGAGCTATTCATTATTCTAAACGATATGTGGGTAAAATTTTCAATTTTGGGAAATTTAGTGTGGGAACGATGCTTGGTAGTAGTGCGCTGAGTAGTTCAGATACTTTTCTAATCATGGCTTTTTTAGGGCCAGAAGCGGTAGCGGTTTATAATGTTCCTATGCGCATTGTTAACATTTATGATATACCTTTAAGATCTTTGGTGCAGATTGCGTATCCGACCTTATCAAAGATTAGGAATAAGCTTGGCTCAAATGGTTTTCTTAAAGAGTTTTATACGAGCAGTGGGTTTGCTTTTTTAGTGCTTTTACCGTTAAGCGTGTCAATTTTTGTTTTTGCAGAACTGTTAGTTAAAATTATTGGAGGAGATGGGTATGTAGAGGCAGCACCTCTTTTGAGAGTGTTTGGTTTGTACCTTGTAATGACTCCTTTAGATCGATTTGGAGGAATAGCACTTGATGTCCTAAATAAGCCAAATTTGAATTTTAAGAAAATGATGATTATGTTATTCGTTAACGTTGTGGGGGATTTATTAGCCATTTATTTAAGTGGCGGAGTGACGTATATAGCAATAGCTTCAATTTTTACTCTTAGCATGGGCACTTTTATGACTTATTATTATTTGCGGGTAGATGTCCCTTTTAAAATTACTCTCATACTGTTGGCTGGTAAAGAAGAGTTATTAAGGCTATCTCGGAAACTTTTTTTGTTTTAA
- a CDS encoding sigma-54-dependent transcriptional regulator produces the protein MNGFKIFIVDDNELYAKASQHHLSLNPDNEVESFSTGKDCINNLYTKPNMIFLDYSLPDMSGIEVLRKIKQSYPETPVVIVSGQEDVSTAVELLKEGAYDYIVKDENAHERMWKSTNNIRENFMLRDEIDKLREEVDHKYDFSNIKGNSLALKKVYKLIEKASQTNITVSITGETGTGKELVAKAIHYNNKNKQKRPLVAVNIAAIPRDLLESELFGHEKGAFTGASNRRIGKFEEAIGGTIFLDEIGEMDLNLQAKLLRVLQEKEVTRIGSNTPVKVNARVLVATHKTLAEEVKAGRFREDLYYRLLGLPIELPPLRDRGNDIVVLAKHFIDDFASENDMGKLHITADAQKKLLNYDWPGNVRELKAVVELASVLCDDGKITDMDINFNSTNNGLSELMSKELTLKGYNIKIIQHFLDKYERNVVDVAKKLDIGKSTIYRMVKNNELEI, from the coding sequence ATGAACGGCTTTAAAATTTTTATTGTTGACGACAACGAGTTGTATGCGAAAGCTAGTCAGCATCATCTGTCTTTAAATCCAGATAACGAAGTTGAAAGCTTCAGTACTGGAAAGGATTGTATTAACAATCTGTACACAAAACCCAATATGATATTCTTAGATTATTCTCTTCCTGATATGTCGGGAATAGAAGTGCTGAGGAAAATAAAGCAAAGTTACCCTGAGACTCCGGTGGTAATAGTGAGCGGGCAAGAAGATGTGAGCACAGCAGTAGAGTTGTTGAAGGAGGGAGCGTATGATTATATTGTAAAGGATGAAAATGCACATGAACGGATGTGGAAGTCAACCAACAATATTCGTGAAAACTTCATGCTTCGTGATGAGATTGATAAGCTTCGCGAAGAGGTAGATCATAAATATGATTTTTCAAACATTAAGGGAAATAGCCTTGCTTTGAAAAAGGTTTATAAGCTTATAGAAAAGGCATCTCAAACCAATATCACTGTTTCTATAACTGGTGAGACGGGAACTGGAAAAGAATTGGTGGCAAAAGCAATTCACTATAACAATAAGAATAAACAAAAGCGTCCGCTTGTAGCAGTTAATATTGCGGCTATTCCTAGGGACTTGTTGGAAAGCGAACTGTTTGGGCACGAGAAAGGTGCTTTTACTGGAGCCTCTAATAGACGCATAGGAAAATTTGAAGAAGCTATTGGGGGCACCATTTTTTTGGATGAGATAGGAGAAATGGATCTTAATCTACAAGCCAAACTATTAAGGGTACTACAAGAAAAGGAAGTTACAAGAATAGGGAGTAATACGCCAGTTAAAGTGAATGCCCGAGTGCTGGTGGCTACTCATAAAACACTTGCGGAAGAAGTGAAGGCAGGGAGGTTTCGTGAAGATTTGTATTACCGTCTACTTGGTCTCCCTATTGAGCTACCACCCTTGCGAGATAGAGGTAATGATATTGTAGTTTTAGCAAAACATTTTATCGATGACTTTGCAAGTGAAAATGATATGGGTAAGTTGCACATAACTGCAGATGCGCAAAAAAAATTGCTGAATTATGATTGGCCTGGTAATGTTAGAGAATTGAAAGCAGTGGTTGAACTCGCTTCCGTGTTGTGTGATGATGGCAAAATCACTGATATGGATATTAATTTTAACTCTACAAATAATGGCCTTTCGGAATTGATGTCCAAGGAGCTGACCTTGAAAGGTTATAATATTAAAATCATTCAACACTTTTTGGATAAGTACGAGCGCAACGTGGTAGATGTTGCCAAGAAGCTGGATATAGGTAAGAGTACCATTTACAGAATGGTGAAGAACAACGAATTAGAAATTTAA
- a CDS encoding HPt domain-containing protein: MAGQIYNLSQLEELAGGNIEFVNSMVETFLEHTPGQLEEILHAYEILDLATVGAVAHKIKPNIELFGINIIKQDIRVVEEKGKQGLKDKDLEESISRVELHLKEAFNQLLQR; the protein is encoded by the coding sequence ATGGCAGGACAGATTTACAATCTCTCCCAATTAGAGGAATTGGCAGGGGGAAATATCGAGTTTGTAAATAGCATGGTGGAAACCTTTTTAGAACATACCCCCGGCCAACTGGAGGAGATACTTCATGCCTATGAGATTTTAGATTTAGCAACAGTTGGGGCTGTAGCTCATAAGATAAAGCCTAATATTGAGCTGTTTGGAATCAATATAATAAAGCAAGACATACGCGTGGTTGAAGAAAAAGGTAAGCAAGGGTTAAAGGATAAAGACCTTGAGGAGAGTATTAGTCGCGTAGAGTTACATTTAAAGGAGGCTTTTAATCAATTACTACAGAGGTGA
- a CDS encoding response regulator, whose translation MNTLKQVLIIDDEPIMRKLLQQILKEKYEVILKENGREALEWMYSGNIPDLVVADLNMPEIDGFEYIEKVRESGFFNDVPLIVLSGEESSAERIKCLKLGANDYLIKPFNPEELGLRIDNLIKLRS comes from the coding sequence ATGAACACACTAAAACAGGTGCTTATTATAGATGATGAACCTATAATGAGGAAGTTGCTTCAGCAGATACTTAAAGAGAAGTATGAAGTGATTTTAAAAGAAAATGGACGTGAAGCTTTAGAATGGATGTACTCGGGAAATATACCTGACTTGGTAGTAGCTGATCTTAATATGCCAGAAATTGACGGGTTTGAATATATTGAGAAGGTTCGCGAAAGCGGTTTTTTTAATGATGTTCCCTTAATTGTTTTATCTGGTGAAGAAAGCAGTGCTGAAAGAATCAAGTGCTTGAAGCTCGGTGCCAACGATTACTTAATTAAACCCTTTAACCCTGAAGAGTTGGGGTTGCGAATTGATAACTTGATAAAACTTCGTTCGTGA
- a CDS encoding sugar transferase: MKKILYIGEDQELHLRLGAEPNLTVDRVSNVVGFSNALESLEDLDFVLSDYKLKGLNGTGIFEKFREHFSKHQIPFGLVVNHPEKKFRVSLLKSGISEVYPSNVNAETVVSRINFLKEMLESRLSTAKKVEYQEYHIPLSKRIFDLVVAGCALVVFSPIIILTAIAIKIESPGSIWYVSKRVGTGYRVFDFYKLRSMYMDADKRVADMKHLNQYAIEAEESGFSEFVSQNEQKEEAPTLLYKDGQPMSEEEYLIYKKRQQAGTFVKFKDDPRVTRVGKFIRNTSIDELPQLINVVKGDMSIVGNRPLPLYEAEQLTSDDWGERFLAPAGITGLWQVMKRGKGEMSDEERKALDNQYARKVSLWNDIRLILRTIPALFQKENV, encoded by the coding sequence GTGAAAAAGATACTCTACATTGGAGAAGACCAAGAACTCCACTTAAGATTGGGCGCTGAGCCTAACTTGACAGTTGATAGAGTTTCTAATGTGGTTGGTTTTTCCAATGCTTTAGAATCTCTGGAGGATCTAGATTTTGTATTGTCCGACTATAAGCTAAAGGGGTTAAATGGCACAGGAATTTTTGAAAAATTCAGGGAGCACTTTAGCAAACATCAAATTCCCTTTGGATTAGTGGTAAATCACCCGGAAAAGAAATTTCGAGTTTCTCTGCTCAAGTCCGGTATCTCGGAGGTATACCCTAGTAATGTGAACGCTGAAACTGTTGTATCTAGGATAAATTTCTTAAAAGAAATGCTTGAGTCTCGTTTGAGCACTGCCAAGAAGGTAGAATATCAAGAATACCATATTCCATTGTCAAAAAGAATTTTTGACTTGGTGGTTGCCGGCTGTGCCTTAGTAGTATTTTCCCCGATAATTATTTTGACGGCAATAGCCATAAAAATAGAAAGCCCAGGGTCAATATGGTATGTGAGTAAGCGAGTGGGCACTGGCTATAGGGTATTCGATTTCTATAAGCTAAGATCAATGTATATGGATGCTGATAAAAGGGTGGCGGATATGAAGCATTTGAATCAGTATGCTATAGAAGCTGAAGAGTCTGGCTTTAGTGAATTTGTTTCACAAAACGAGCAGAAAGAAGAAGCACCAACCTTACTTTATAAAGATGGGCAACCAATGAGTGAAGAAGAATACCTCATTTATAAAAAAAGGCAGCAAGCAGGCACATTTGTGAAGTTTAAAGACGACCCTAGAGTTACAAGGGTGGGTAAGTTTATTAGAAATACGAGTATTGATGAATTACCCCAGCTCATTAATGTAGTAAAAGGAGATATGTCTATAGTTGGGAATAGACCTTTACCCTTGTATGAGGCGGAGCAGCTTACATCGGATGACTGGGGTGAGCGATTTTTGGCTCCAGCAGGAATTACAGGTTTATGGCAAGTGATGAAGAGAGGAAAGGGCGAAATGAGTGATGAAGAAAGAAAAGCTTTGGATAATCAGTATGCAAGGAAGGTCAGTTTATGGAATGATATAAGGCTGATTTTACGGACTATTCCAGCATTATTTCAAAAAGAAAACGTGTAA
- a CDS encoding TolC family protein yields the protein MMKHNLYFFLLLFCYGALGQGVAEGELATREDSITAAIGVNLAEYLPPLSLLIEVAKENSPELDFNMASTKQQEYELGLVKKDWTNLVSIGAQYRYGAVSGGGVTSNQALLFPQDLSVGAYAFLSVGIPLSYFVGRKDQIRSAEMSVEIEEAKKVAQERATEREVVETYNRLLLIQELIRISSEAKESSDLIYEMSVEQFRDGELTLDQLGANTSLKARYSTEYESYKYEFSITYLQLERLIGMPISKLQNTQN from the coding sequence ATGATGAAACATAATCTCTACTTTTTTTTACTACTATTTTGTTATGGAGCCTTGGGGCAGGGAGTTGCAGAAGGCGAATTGGCAACAAGGGAAGACAGTATTACAGCTGCGATTGGAGTGAATCTTGCTGAGTACTTACCTCCACTAAGTTTGTTGATAGAGGTGGCTAAGGAAAACTCGCCTGAGCTGGATTTTAACATGGCAAGCACCAAGCAACAAGAGTATGAGTTGGGACTTGTGAAGAAGGACTGGACAAACCTTGTCTCAATAGGAGCACAGTATAGATATGGAGCGGTTAGTGGAGGTGGAGTTACTAGTAATCAAGCCTTGCTTTTTCCTCAAGATCTTTCGGTTGGAGCCTACGCATTTCTTTCGGTAGGAATTCCGCTGAGTTACTTTGTCGGAAGAAAGGATCAAATAAGATCGGCTGAGATGAGTGTTGAAATAGAGGAAGCAAAAAAGGTTGCTCAGGAACGAGCAACGGAACGGGAGGTTGTGGAAACATATAATAGACTGCTTCTTATTCAAGAGTTAATTAGAATAAGTTCGGAGGCAAAGGAATCCTCTGATCTTATTTATGAGATGTCAGTTGAGCAATTCAGAGATGGAGAGCTTACACTTGATCAATTAGGTGCAAATACATCATTGAAAGCGCGATACTCAACGGAATACGAATCCTATAAATATGAGTTTAGTATTACCTATTTGCAGCTGGAAAGGTTAATTGGTATGCCTATTAGTAAGCTTCAAAACACTCAAAATTAG
- a CDS encoding GumC family protein: MTLVQFFRLINRNINLLLLSSLALACLVFFSTYGLPRTYEVRTEIYTGLVSGTSVESVEGYAGDWMRMNNQFDNLINVIKSEQTLSEVGVRLLASHMMLDGPQKKIIGEEAWAFYKELVTPEFRDSILVIDSEELTVKNINEFKERHYDSYMVSQLFASDDSPYSTSGISKELKIGRIANSDLVEMTYSWTDAGICQNTLRILNHVFKQKLLTIRIGQTNDVVDYFLDKVEKARLNLVKEEDSLRDFRIRNMIINYEQQTQNIASLQNDLEQEYQKELRAQAAAQAAVTQLEKKLELNKKVVQFSNELLAKRKRLSDINSKIAELEVYYQDEARLEQLRNEASKLEAELKNNLSKRHEYSRTKEGVSNKEVLQEWLEATIALDASNAKLKILSNRESFFKNAYSEFSPLGSQLGRLERAVDVAERKYLELNNSLNTALTKQQSESLSTGGLVVTVPPKFPVKPVKSKRLLLVLLAAIVGFMVPFVLIFLIEFLDNTLKSVENAESKTGMKLLGAFPSLNLRSEYKMVQLDWLVDKSMSHLVQNIRYEEHLRGGVTKRTEGFSVLMFSIRDEEGKSFMAHNLAKEMTRLDKRVLLLSSDDRGGNNEEGGYDFIQYDINKDFLIATKLEDLVPDNGVNFSFYDYVFMDFEAVLTEPYPIEVVEKFDMAVCVVSSKLSWSKSDKFALEEFSSVLNTKPRLLLNGVDPDHMDSVLGEIKKTRSPLRKFIKAILTLQFNSKIASKPKE; encoded by the coding sequence ATGACATTAGTACAATTTTTTAGGCTGATAAATAGAAATATCAACCTTTTGCTGCTCAGCTCTCTTGCATTAGCGTGTTTAGTTTTCTTTTCTACATACGGGCTTCCTCGAACCTATGAAGTGCGAACGGAAATTTATACAGGATTAGTTTCGGGTACCAGTGTAGAATCTGTAGAAGGATATGCTGGAGATTGGATGAGAATGAATAATCAATTTGACAACCTCATAAATGTCATCAAATCGGAGCAGACTTTGAGCGAGGTTGGAGTGAGGTTGCTGGCAAGCCACATGATGCTTGATGGGCCTCAAAAGAAAATAATTGGGGAGGAAGCCTGGGCATTTTACAAAGAGCTGGTTACGCCTGAGTTTAGAGATTCTATCTTGGTTATTGACTCTGAAGAACTAACGGTTAAGAACATTAATGAGTTTAAAGAGAGGCATTATGACTCTTATATGGTTAGCCAGCTTTTTGCGAGTGATGATTCGCCATATAGCACCAGTGGCATAAGCAAGGAGCTGAAGATTGGCCGAATTGCAAACTCTGATTTAGTCGAAATGACGTATTCTTGGACAGATGCAGGTATTTGTCAGAATACGCTCCGAATTTTAAACCATGTTTTTAAACAAAAGTTGTTGACTATAAGGATAGGTCAAACGAATGATGTAGTGGATTATTTTTTGGATAAGGTAGAAAAAGCAAGATTAAACTTAGTTAAGGAAGAAGACTCATTACGAGATTTTAGAATTAGGAACATGATTATCAACTATGAGCAGCAAACGCAAAATATAGCGAGTCTACAGAATGATTTAGAACAAGAGTATCAAAAAGAGCTACGTGCCCAGGCCGCAGCTCAAGCTGCCGTAACACAACTTGAAAAAAAGTTGGAGTTGAACAAAAAGGTTGTTCAATTTTCTAATGAATTATTGGCTAAACGGAAACGATTGTCTGATATTAACTCTAAAATAGCAGAGCTTGAAGTTTATTATCAGGATGAGGCTCGGTTAGAACAGTTGAGAAATGAAGCCTCTAAATTAGAAGCGGAATTAAAAAACAATCTTTCTAAAAGACATGAATATAGTCGTACAAAAGAAGGTGTATCAAATAAAGAGGTTCTTCAAGAGTGGCTGGAAGCTACCATTGCTTTGGATGCGAGCAATGCCAAGTTAAAAATTCTATCGAATCGTGAATCTTTTTTTAAAAATGCATATAGTGAATTTTCACCTTTGGGCTCTCAGCTGGGGAGATTAGAACGAGCAGTGGATGTAGCTGAAAGAAAATACCTTGAGCTGAATAATAGTTTGAATACGGCCTTAACGAAACAACAAAGCGAATCTTTATCAACGGGTGGACTCGTTGTGACCGTTCCTCCTAAATTTCCAGTTAAGCCTGTTAAATCAAAGCGTCTGCTGTTGGTTTTGTTAGCGGCAATTGTGGGATTTATGGTTCCTTTTGTATTAATATTTCTTATTGAGTTTTTAGACAATACGTTAAAGAGTGTTGAAAATGCTGAGAGTAAGACAGGAATGAAGCTGTTAGGCGCGTTCCCTAGTTTAAATTTACGCTCAGAGTATAAAATGGTACAATTAGATTGGTTAGTTGATAAAAGTATGAGTCATTTAGTACAAAATATAAGATACGAGGAGCATTTAAGAGGAGGTGTTACAAAACGTACAGAAGGGTTCTCGGTTTTGATGTTTAGTATAAGAGATGAAGAAGGAAAATCTTTTATGGCCCATAACTTGGCAAAAGAAATGACAAGGCTAGATAAGCGCGTTCTACTTCTCAGTTCTGATGATAGGGGAGGTAATAATGAGGAAGGTGGTTATGACTTCATTCAGTATGATATTAATAAAGACTTTTTGATTGCCACTAAACTAGAAGACTTGGTACCGGACAATGGGGTGAATTTTTCTTTTTATGATTATGTATTTATGGATTTTGAGGCAGTTTTAACCGAGCCATATCCAATTGAAGTAGTTGAAAAGTTTGATATGGCAGTTTGTGTTGTGTCCTCAAAATTATCCTGGAGCAAATCGGATAAATTCGCTCTCGAAGAGTTCTCATCTGTTCTAAATACAAAACCAAGACTATTGCTTAATGGTGTAGATCCAGATCACATGGATAGCGTTTTGGGTGAAATCAAGAAAACAAGATCACCCTTACGCAAGTTTATTAAAGCAATTTTGACGCTTCAGTTTAACTCAAAAATAGCGTCAAAGCCAAAAGAGTAG
- a CDS encoding O-antigen ligase family protein: MKDASLPVKLASPIFKYLLAALFVTVVFLSFLLKGSIILYIVLATPVIALFLFILFQNPKFGIYSSLFISFLIPTFTKFVYDLPYGLAIETILILTYIVLFLKHFKEINLTPAKNIVVALMFIWMAYIVLQLANPEAKSVIAWAYAMRGIALFQLLLIPLVFILLKTKRDLTQFIVFYFALSIIGFIWAAKQHQLGLTEAESQYLYNSGAAKTHLLFGKLRVFSIYFDAGTFGAVAGQVCIISALLILGPFKKLYKYIFLIIALFAFYGMMVSGTRGALAIPAVGTIVYVILIKNIRYIIVGLTILIFGFVFLKFTTIGHSSYDIRRLRSALDPKDASLNVRLENREKLTEYLKGKPFGGGVGSVGAIGLQFSPNTWLANFPPDGLYTRIRAETGIVGYCIYLFIWLLILYKGFRICWNLKNPTYKSLATAFLASYAGVLVSNYGNEVMTQYPINYATFITLAFIFIIKKWDDQAQHLHQAADSSTEKKSLPSAY; encoded by the coding sequence ATGAAGGATGCTTCTCTACCAGTCAAACTTGCTAGCCCCATTTTTAAATACCTTTTAGCGGCCTTATTTGTAACAGTAGTTTTTTTGTCATTCCTGCTAAAGGGATCTATAATCCTTTACATTGTTTTAGCCACCCCCGTGATTGCTTTATTCCTATTTATTCTATTCCAGAATCCAAAATTTGGGATTTACTCATCTTTATTTATAAGTTTTCTCATACCGACTTTCACCAAATTTGTGTATGACCTTCCATATGGCTTAGCTATTGAAACTATTCTAATTTTGACTTATATAGTTCTTTTTTTAAAGCACTTCAAAGAAATTAATTTGACCCCAGCCAAAAACATTGTTGTGGCTTTAATGTTCATTTGGATGGCATATATAGTTTTACAGCTTGCAAACCCAGAGGCTAAAAGTGTTATTGCTTGGGCATATGCCATGAGAGGTATTGCCCTTTTTCAATTACTACTTATTCCTTTAGTTTTTATCTTATTAAAAACCAAACGAGACTTAACACAATTCATTGTATTCTACTTTGCATTATCTATAATCGGATTTATATGGGCTGCGAAGCAGCATCAGCTAGGTTTGACTGAGGCTGAGAGTCAATACCTATATAATTCGGGTGCAGCTAAAACACACTTACTCTTTGGAAAACTTAGGGTTTTTTCAATATACTTTGATGCAGGAACTTTTGGAGCAGTTGCCGGGCAAGTTTGTATTATAAGTGCTTTGTTGATCTTAGGCCCATTTAAAAAACTTTACAAGTACATATTCCTGATAATTGCACTTTTTGCATTTTACGGAATGATGGTAAGTGGAACTCGAGGAGCATTGGCAATACCAGCGGTTGGCACCATTGTATATGTAATACTTATAAAAAATATTAGATATATCATTGTGGGATTGACTATCCTCATATTTGGATTTGTATTCCTAAAATTCACCACTATTGGCCATTCAAGTTATGACATTAGACGTCTTAGAAGTGCCTTAGACCCAAAAGATGCATCTCTAAATGTAAGGCTTGAAAACAGAGAAAAATTAACAGAATACCTGAAAGGAAAACCATTTGGAGGAGGAGTAGGATCTGTGGGGGCTATAGGACTACAATTTAGCCCCAATACTTGGCTTGCCAATTTTCCACCAGATGGACTTTACACAAGAATAAGAGCTGAAACAGGAATTGTAGGATACTGCATATATCTTTTTATCTGGCTACTCATTCTCTACAAGGGATTTAGAATTTGCTGGAACCTTAAGAATCCTACGTATAAGAGTTTAGCAACAGCATTTCTCGCAAGTTATGCAGGCGTCCTAGTTTCAAATTATGGAAATGAGGTAATGACTCAGTATCCTATAAATTACGCAACCTTTATCACTTTGGCATTCATTTTTATAATTAAAAAATGGGATGATCAAGCACAACACCTACACCAAGCCGCAGATAGTAGCACGGAAAAAAAGTCTCTGCCAAGCGCTTATTAG
- a CDS encoding glycosyltransferase family 4 protein, with product MTIGFEAQRIFRENKHGMDFVALELIRALIRLDSENQYVVFTNKGSDTTCLSESNNLKIVTFGGTFIVWEQILLPRYVKKFACDILHCTSNTAPLFLNVPTVLTIHDIIYLESNPLFANGYTAYQRFGNYYRRLVVKANLNKVSKIVTVSNLEKKRLMVTLGLPNEKVDVVYNGVASHFFDRISVETAQKISMRYKLPKKYFLFLGNTDPKKNTRNTILAFAGFIQQSGQDVYLVVADLDGELVREILRSEGLEQYFSQFHFTGYINNRDLPVIIQNAELFLYPSKRESFGIPILEAMARGVPVITSNKASMPEVSGDAAYLIDPLSINNMTQGILELSGNRELKEKLVIKGRERVSTFKWDNSACQMLRIYKQILK from the coding sequence ATGACAATAGGGTTTGAGGCTCAGCGGATTTTTAGGGAAAATAAGCATGGAATGGATTTCGTGGCTTTAGAATTAATTAGGGCTTTGATAAGGCTAGACTCGGAGAATCAATATGTGGTGTTTACTAATAAAGGGTCTGATACTACTTGTCTTTCCGAAAGCAATAACCTGAAAATCGTGACATTTGGAGGGACTTTCATTGTCTGGGAGCAAATACTGTTACCGAGGTATGTCAAAAAATTTGCTTGCGATATTCTTCATTGCACCTCCAATACGGCTCCTCTTTTTTTGAATGTCCCTACAGTACTTACAATTCACGATATTATTTATTTAGAGAGCAACCCGCTTTTTGCTAATGGCTATACAGCATATCAACGCTTCGGAAATTATTATAGGCGGTTGGTAGTAAAAGCAAATTTGAATAAAGTAAGCAAAATTGTCACCGTTTCAAATCTGGAAAAAAAGCGTTTAATGGTTACACTAGGTCTTCCGAACGAAAAAGTAGATGTCGTCTATAATGGAGTGGCATCGCACTTTTTTGATAGAATAAGCGTGGAGACTGCTCAAAAGATATCCATGAGATATAAACTACCTAAAAAGTATTTTCTGTTTTTAGGTAATACAGATCCCAAGAAGAATACCCGTAATACTATTTTGGCCTTCGCAGGTTTTATTCAGCAGTCGGGGCAAGACGTTTATTTGGTAGTGGCTGATTTGGATGGTGAGCTTGTAAGAGAGATTTTAAGATCAGAAGGTCTTGAGCAATACTTCAGTCAATTTCATTTTACAGGGTATATTAATAATAGAGATTTACCTGTTATCATTCAAAATGCCGAATTATTTCTTTACCCCAGTAAAAGAGAGAGTTTTGGTATTCCAATTTTGGAAGCCATGGCAAGAGGGGTGCCAGTTATTACTTCGAATAAAGCTTCGATGCCGGAAGTTTCGGGTGATGCAGCATATCTGATTGATCCGTTAAGTATAAATAATATGACTCAAGGAATTTTGGAGCTCTCAGGAAATAGGGAGCTTAAAGAAAAGTTAGTCATTAAGGGGAGGGAGAGGGTATCTACATTTAAATGGGATAATTCAGCCTGTCAAATGTTAAGAATTTATAAGCAAATCTTAAAATGA